In Plasmodium malariae genome assembly, chromosome: 11, the following proteins share a genomic window:
- the PmUG01_11010200 gene encoding PIR protein: MSSGVTVEKDNCVELFLRYKNDFDKTIQDFNDNPSKLNPGRKCATVFKNVPNFTTACQEIGVYLMKIQKNNFSERIRRCKYLNYWINIEEKYNKFSSWFDEYNKFSSELDHICEQKFKKIRPDILNNLKKLYSYYDAFDKYDGTNGISNGGYCNQIQHCYNFYIEHYDKCQKNKEDAFCEELSYFKKAYDNKMRKVAPCSGLPHILPPTQVDYIFVASLTTSVALLTLFTLLFLYKFTPLKSWLHSRLKRKTINELEEETTNFLQNIQEEVNRIHGESFHNISYQPKGDI; the protein is encoded by the exons ATGTCATCTGGAGTTACAgtagaaaaa gATAATTGCGTGGAATTATTTCTTAGATACAAAAATGATTTTGATAAAACTATTCAAGATTTTAATGATAATCCTTCTAAACTAAATCCTGGAAGAAAATGTGCTACAGTGTTTAAGAATGTTCCTAACTTTACAACCGCTTGTCAAGAAATTGGCGtgtatttaatgaaaatacagaagaataatttttctgaAAGGATAAGACGTTGTAAATACTTGAATTACTGgataaatatagaagaaaaatataataagttCTCTAGTTGGTttgatgaatataataaattttcttccGAACTTGATCATATATGTGAgcaaaaattcaaaaaaattagacctgatattttaaataatcttAAAAAACTATATAGTTATTATGATGCTTTTGACAAATATGATGGCACAAATGGCATATCTAATGGCGGTTACTGTAATCAAATTCAACACTGTTACAACTTTTATATTGAACATTATGACAAAtgtcaaaaaaataaggaagaTGCCTTTTGTGAGGAGTTATCCTATTTTAAGAAAgcatatgataataaaatgcGCAAGGTAGCACCTTGTTCTGGTTTACCACATATTTTACCACCTACACAAGtagattatatatttgttgcTAGTTTAACAACATCTGTAGCATTACTAACATTATTcactttactttttttatataag ttTACTCCACTGAAATCTTGGTTACATAGTcgtttaaaaagaaaaacaataaatGAACTTGAAGAAGAAACAACAAATTTCTTACAAAACATACAAGAAGAAGTTAATAGAATTCATGGAGAaagttttcataatataagtTATCAGCCTAAAGgagatatataa
- the PmUG01_11010300 gene encoding fam-m protein: MGHKINIIIFIKIAEFIILAWISNFSNYVCISGKSLDGNCKYDRKIDIKRYILLEKYKHNKDSNNILLKERFPNIEIDKHKDLSHDEKVTKRKNKQSKKSLLNKSQYYTEIIDYNNGIFDGKHFHFEKKWIKKENYDDFLDKKRRICDILLKKIKFRSYGLAAFIFFLFMLIGIGLPILRGLGYMEGKINIPFSSQELLDTVKSIVDTLCPEKYSYLIMFSLIIFILSVIIIIALPKILRYNEKYKKIKLMRE, from the exons atgggacacaaaattaatataataatatttattaaaattgctGAGTTTATCATTCTAGCATGGATAAGCAATTTTAGTAATTATGTG TGTATATCTGGCAAATCTTTGGACGGAAACTGTAAGTATGATAgaaaaatagatataaaacgttatatattattagaaaaatataaacataacaaagattcaaataatatacttttaaaagaAAGATTCCCAAATATTGAAATTGACAAACATAAAGACTTATCTCATGATGAAAAAGTaacgaaaagaaaaaataaacaatcaaaaaaaagtttattaaataaatcgCAGTACTATACAGAAATaatagattataataatggaatttttgatggaaaacacttccattttgaaaaaaaatggattaaaaaagaaaattatgatgATTTTCTTGATAAGAAGAGGAGAATTtgtgatatattattaaaaaaaataaaattcaggAGTTACGGATTGGCagcttttatattttttctttttatgttGATCGGAATAGGATTGCCAATATTACGTGGATTAGGGTATATggaaggaaaaataaatattccttTTAGTTCACAAGAATTGCTTGATACTGTGAAATCTATTGTAGACACTCTTTGTCcagaaaaatattcttatctAATAATGTTCTCACTaattatctttatattatctgtcataattataatagcTCTTCCTAAGATCTTAagatataatgaaaaatacaaGAAAATTAAGTTGATGAGAGAGTAA